The Methanosarcina acetivorans C2A genome includes the window AGTAACAGCAGAATACTACCACTTTTTGCAGATATGATCATGGGTTATACCCTATGGCACTGGAAACAAAGAACGATAGACACAGACGGTAAACTACTGGCAACTGAGGAGGATTTCCATAAAGCAAAAATGCTTTTTGTGTCTAGAGCTGAAAACACAGTAACGAAATTAACAAAAAATGAAAGCAAGATCATAAAAAGTATTTTAGAACACGGTGAAGAAGGTGCTACTATGAACGAAATAGCGGACGACACCGGATTGGATTATGGAACTGTCCAGCGTATTATACTCGGAAGGAAAGACAGGAATACTAAGGGATTGATGGGGAAGGTTAAAGGGTTGAGACAGGAACATTTAAACGAAACGGAATACGACCGTGATGCAGTAGGAACACTGATAAAAAGCAAAGGTAGAAAAGCAGATCGTATAAAACTAACAAATTACAACTACCATGAATTCGGACTGGGGGCATTTGACTTTATCAGGTTAAAGGAACGAGTCGACTGATATTTATTACCCATTTTTTGAGTCGACCGATATTTATTACCCATTTTATACCCGTTTTTTTCCCTTTTTTTCCCATTTTTCGCCCAATAAATCGATAGCGGTAGAATTCTTCGCCCAAAAACCCCAAAAAATGAAATATACAAAAAAAAAGTAAAATTTTATTTTTTATATTCTAACAGTATAAAAACATACAATAAGTTAAAAAAAATTAATTTTAAAATTTTCTTATCATTTTTTTATTTATGGGCGAAGAATTACAAGTTTTAAAAATAAACAGTATCTACCTACCTAATAATAATAAATTTTAATGGGAGAAGAATGGGTATAAAATGGGCGAAAAAGGGCGAAAAATGGGAAAAAAATACGGTTGACACGGTGGCAATAATATAAAGCAAATACAATAATAATATGATGTCAATTGATAACGTTTACCCACAACAACCCACCACACTGTGTATTGGGGGTGGGGAGAAGCACAGTTGTGTTGGTGTTGGTGTTGGTGTTGGTGTTGGTGTTGGATGGGTGATTACAAACAAGCGGCTTTTTTAAAAATGTAGAGGAGAGGAAAAAAGAAATCACGTTAAAACGGGGTATTTTTCAACGTTTTTTAAGACATCCGGGTTACTAATAACGTCGATTTTAATTTCCAGGTACACAACTTCCCCGCATTCCGGGCAATGAAATTCAATAATCATGTTCACCATACCCCATAAGCGAACCCGTTAAAACTGCCATGTAACACCACCTCGGACCGTGGGCGTTTGATGGTGATTTCGATATAATGTACACGGACTTTATCACCGAGGGTAACTTTACGCATCTTCCCATTCATTTTAAATTTAAGGTCCCAGGGCGGGATTTTGTCTTTTTTATAAGTCATGTGCCCTGATTTGCCTCTGAGACCGGTGACTAGTGCGCTCAACTTTTCCTCAGCTTCGTGTGTTAGATCTTTCTCGATATCATGCATTATTCCGACGACTAAATCTGCTTTCTCAATTTTTTTCATTGTCATGTTCCTCCGGTATACTTACCTCTAAGGTTATGACTTTGAGGTAACTTGAAGAATATGACCGGGTGTATAAATAACTTACGTCAGAAGTAATGTTTCTAAGGTGTATACATGGATTATATACTTTAAAGTAATTTTGTTTACCATGGCTAAACGCGAAATTCAAATAACTGTTATCGAATGCACATGCGAGCGGTGTGGTCATGTATGGCAGGCAAAGTTAGAAAATCCAGTGATCTGTCCCAAGTGCAAAAGTCCGTATTGGGATGTACCAAAAAAGAAAAAGTAACACGTGGCGATATCATGAGCGCCTGAAAACTGAAACGGCAGAAAAGTTTAAAAAGTAATTATATTATTGATTCATTTCTTCTTTTATTTTTATATTCTATATAGTTCCTGGTTTTTTATAATGCCCATGTGGTGAATATATATACAGTGACGTAACTATTTTTATTTGTGAAAATATATGACTCCAACACGAAAATATGAATTGACTTGCAACTATTGCGGAGAAAAATTTCATACATATTTTCCAAATCGTAGGGCGTGCAATAACCCCAACTGCCACAGGAAAGCAGTAAGGGATACCAAAAAAGCACTGCAAGATCAGGTAAACCCCCGTGCGCCCCAGGAACCTGATAAACCCGCAAAACCGGCAGAACCCAAGGAACACGGGAAATACATACCCTCTATGCGAACTTGTGAAATCTGCGGACGCGAATTTAAGTCACCCACCGGTAGAGCTCTCGTTTGTTCTCCGAGATGCAGGACAGCCAAATGGAAACGAAATCACCCGGGGCGATAAAATGACGGGGAATGACGGTTACCAACCTTTGAAGTATCGTGAAATCATAGCAGACCTTATGAACGGGCTAACCCTGGACGACCAGCTCAAAAAACGAAAGGTCGAGGGGGAAAAACCATATTTAACACACCAATCACATAAATCCGTGATGAGAAAAAAAATCATGCGAGTTTACTCAATCGAGTCAGCAGTCATTGAATATCATAAAATGAATAAAAGACCAATCGAAGATATGAATCAGATTTCACAATACATTACGGATCATACATTATTCAAAAACTTTGATTGTATGCCGGTAATTCTGGAAATGTTTGCGGCAGGATGGAAGTTACCTGAAATGGAGACGGTGATGAAATGAAACCAAGTCTCGATGAAAGGGCAAGGGTGCATGAAGACGTCGATGCCACAGATTTGCTTAAGAACTTCGAATTCAAGGACTTTGAAGAGGAACCGGGGATATCCCGGAAAATGAATTACCTTGCACTATTCAACTTGCAGGCAAAAGCCAAGATGACCGACGCGATCAATGATAGCTCCTTTTTTGCATTTCTGGGAGACAGAGGAACCGGCAAAAGTACCATGTCGATCTGTCAAGCATTCGCAATAGATCCAGACTTCGACCCGGCCAATGTCTGTTTCTCGTTCGAAGAGCTGAAGGAAATTATAACCAACAAAAGAAAAGTTCCCGCAGTCTGGGAAGAAGCGGGAGTAGGGGCATATTCCAGGGATTTCATGAACCAGGTAAACAAAGATCTGAATAAATTTTTTCAGGTATTCAGGTATCGCAGGATAGCTGTTATCGCAAACTTTCAACACCTTTCACTTTTAGACAATCACACCCGGCTGCAACTCGACGTTGCTTTTTGGAACATGTCGAAAGTTTACCATACTCCAGATGGTAAGCCGTACGCCCGAAAGTTTACCATGCCGTATAAGGTATTGAAAACCCCGTTCACTGATCCCATAGTTAAGCCATATAAGGTCTATGGTAAAGGTCCGAATATGGAAGAAATAGGAATCATTCTATTACCGATAGAAAAGGACATGCTTGAAATGTACGGTGTAAGCAACGCATTCATGCATGAATACCAAAAACGTAAACACGAATTCTTCACAGAAATGCTTGATAAGGAAGATGAACCCAAACCCAACCCAAGGCAGGCAAAGGTAATTGAAAGGCAGTTGGAAGCCTTCAGGACCGTAGCACATAATTTAATTCTCAAACATGGCATGTCCAAACGCCAGGTTGCAGAATTCATGGAAATTCCAAGGACAACACTCAATGATTGGGGTATCTTCAATTCTGATTAAATGGTCATGACGGGCGACGGCAAAAATATGTTAGTAATAGTGCAAACAACAAACCAACAACAACCAGCCTTTCACATCACTTGCTAAATTGCCGTATTCCGTCAACCGGAAAACCTCTTCCGGTCAACGCTCTTTTTGACATAATATTTTTTAACAGTTTTAATCGATATCTAATTTAGTTTAAACATGTGATGTAAATAAACAATGGACTTGTAATGTAAAAAAAGCCCACGAAACGAAGACCTGCTAAAAAAATAAGCCCTTGTAAAATATTTAAGGTAGATTATATAGTTTTTCACCACTATCAAACTTAATCGATATCGAATTTGGTTTTTTTGTGTGTATGAATTCATATTAACGTGTTTAATGCTATCGTTTTTTTGGTGGTTTGTTTACTGCCTTTGCCGTTTTACCGATTCCGCACATTTTCCTGCGTTTGCTGCCTAATCTTCTGTTGATATCCCATGATTGACGCATAAAGAGAATTTGGTCTAATTCCATTTTGCCTTTTCCCCTATGTAGATTTGGAGTAAAATACCGATATTGAAATTATCCATGTATTTTAACAGGATTGTGGCTAGATTCCGCCAAGGCTCATATAACAGCTCATCACTCTTTGGTTGGTATAGGTAGAAGTTAGAATGGCGTATACGAATTTAAAAAAAGAATTAGATAAAAATAAATTAAATAATTAAAAGTCAAACAGACCAGTTGCTCCGACATTGGACACCATATACAAATTTAAAAAATGTAATCATCTTCATTACAAAAAATAAGACTTGTAAATATATAGTTTAGTTTAGCATCACGTTGTCTAGTATGAATATGGTCCCATCATCAATTTTAGAGACTTTTGAAATGGTTCCTTTCGCGTGAAAGGGGGCCATATTCATTTCTTATGGTAAATGGTAATACCTTCTGGTTTCCGTGTCAAGTCTGTCGAATTTTAACTTGCCCTGTCTTTTCAATCGTTTCAATGCATTACTCACCTGGTTGTTCTCAAGGTCCACTCTTTTCGCAATATCGGTAAATGACAATCTTTCGCCCTTTTTAAAACATTTTTCTACTTGTTTTGCATTTGATTTAGCTACCCCCTTTATATCATCCATTCTCTCTTGGAATTCTTCCATTTTGTGTTTTATATCATCATGTGTCTGCATGAGAGGTTTCTGATAGAAATTGAAGAATGCAATTGCCTGAGCAGATAAACCGTTTACTCTCTAATACTAAAAAGGGAAAAGATTGGATATTTGGGAAGGTGTTTAGTCATGAAACATAAATGATATTACTTTTTTTAAGATGAAAATAGCAAGAGAGATAACACTAAACACAGGACTAAGGAAGGCTGAAATTGTTAACCAAAGTGCTATTTTGAAAAAAGAATATTTTCGCGTTGCAATTTTCGAATTTGATATAATTTGTTCTGCGTAATCAAGATCTATCGGTCGATATTGCTCTTCTCTTATTTGACATGAATCGAATAGTTTAGATAGATACTCTTTTTCATTACAATTAACTATGTCCCCAAAAAATAGCAGATTTTCGCTTTTTTCAATTGAATTATGTGAACATTGGACTTGGGGCCAAAAAGAAAATAAAGCAAAGGAGAGAGACAACAAATTAAACAGTATGAATGAATAAGAATAATAAATTAAGCATTGATTTAACGATAAATTTTCCGTTGTTAAAATCGAAACCATGCCAAAAATTGCAGCTGCATTTAGTGCTATTAACGCCGCATTTTTTGCCTCAGCAAATTTTAACCATTCGTTTATATTTAATAAAATATCATACAGATTTTTATCCATTTAAAGCCTTCTTAATTGATTTCATCAACTATTGTAAATCTAATATTTCCTCCATAAATGCCTCCATCATATCCTGGAATCGTTAATTTTACTTTCTTCCACATTTCTTCTTTTAGAGACTGATCGTCGGGACAATCTTTTTTGAATCCTTGATATACTTCATCAGTAATTAATATTGGAGGAATAGAAACTGGATTGGATTCAGTGACTTCGTAAAAATATTTGAAGTATTCATTTTTATAATTTAGAGTAGGCGAGTATGTTATCTCCAAATGATTCAGAAATTCTGAATAAGAGATTTCTGTCCAATTCCATTTATTTGTTAGTGGATAGTGAAGACCCACACGAACTTTATTTTTTGAGGAGACTGTGCTCTTGTTTGCATTATCAGTTAATTTAGAGGCAATGTTAGCTGGTTTACCTAACCAAACTAATGATTTGTAAAATTGATTTTCATTGCCTTGTTTAATAGTTCCTGTCTTGACTACAAGCATACTTCCAAAGTCAATTCCAATTCCACAAACAATATCATTATTTTTGAAATTTTTGTTGATTATATACTCAGCAACCGTATTTAGCAGTACAGCAGTATCAATGGCGTTTTTGAAACAATTATTTCTATCAAAAACAACCATTATTCTATCTCCAATAATATTTCTAACATAACCACCATGATATTCAGCGCATTTAATCATGTTTCTTACAAAAACTGTATAAAGTTTTGCTAACGTTTTTGGCCGATGTTTCAAATTTAATTCGGTGGATTTTCGGATATCTATGTAAAGTACACAAGTTTCTATAGTCTTACATTTCTTACATTTGCTATCTAAGTTTTCATAAGTGATATTTGTATCATCAACATTTGGAACATATTCAGTAGTATTTATTTCAATATCAAAATCAGATGAGACAATATCTTTTGTTTCATCACTTATTTTTTGGAGAAAATCTTTGGGATTCAGGAATAGACACCACAGGTAATTAATAGGACTCCTATACATGGAAAATCTTATTTTAAAGTTTCGTTT containing:
- a CDS encoding adenylate/guanylate cyclase domain-containing protein, whose translation is MYRSPINYLWCLFLNPKDFLQKISDETKDIVSSDFDIEINTTEYVPNVDDTNITYENLDSKCKKCKTIETCVLYIDIRKSTELNLKHRPKTLAKLYTVFVRNMIKCAEYHGGYVRNIIGDRIMVVFDRNNCFKNAIDTAVLLNTVAEYIINKNFKNNDIVCGIGIDFGSMLVVKTGTIKQGNENQFYKSLVWLGKPANIASKLTDNANKSTVSSKNKVRVGLHYPLTNKWNWTEISYSEFLNHLEITYSPTLNYKNEYFKYFYEVTESNPVSIPPILITDEVYQGFKKDCPDDQSLKEEMWKKVKLTIPGYDGGIYGGNIRFTIVDEIN
- a CDS encoding Pycsar system effector family protein, producing the protein MDKNLYDILLNINEWLKFAEAKNAALIALNAAAIFGMVSILTTENLSLNQCLIYYSYSFILFNLLSLSFALFSFWPQVQCSHNSIEKSENLLFFGDIVNCNEKEYLSKLFDSCQIREEQYRPIDLDYAEQIISNSKIATRKYSFFKIALWLTISAFLSPVFSVISLAIFILKKVISFMFHD
- a CDS encoding winged helix-turn-helix transcriptional regulator gives rise to the protein MQTHDDIKHKMEEFQERMDDIKGVAKSNAKQVEKCFKKGERLSFTDIAKRVDLENNQVSNALKRLKRQGKLKFDRLDTETRRYYHLP